A genomic segment from Pseudorca crassidens isolate mPseCra1 chromosome 4, mPseCra1.hap1, whole genome shotgun sequence encodes:
- the C4H4orf3 gene encoding uncharacterized protein C4orf3 homolog: MEVGLAAEDGRDGPRERRGLGEAERPQQNHEVRPQSGADRLPKHSYWLDLWLFVLLDVVLFFFVYFLP; this comes from the exons ATGGAGGTGGGCTTGGCGGCCGAAGATGGTCGGGATGGTCCCCGGGAGCGGCGAGGCTTGGGTGAAGCCGAGAGGCCGCAGCAGAACCACGAAGTGCGGCCTCAGTCCGGGGCAGACCGGTTACCAAAACATTCCTACTGGTTGGATCTCTGGCTCTTCGTCCTCTTAGACGTGGTGTTGTTTTTCTTCGTGTATTTTTTACCCTG A